From Tissierellales bacterium, the proteins below share one genomic window:
- a CDS encoding biotin/lipoyl-containing protein has protein sequence MKKYLITVNGNQYEVEVDEIDSGETVSQRPVESKPVPKVIEEKPKAEKPAEKKVAPEGTETIDAPMPGNILKVDVNEGDSVTAGQVLIILEAMKMENEIVAPRDGKITSILVNEGASVDGGENLLTIE, from the coding sequence ATGAAAAAGTATCTTATAACGGTAAATGGTAACCAGTATGAAGTGGAAGTAGATGAGATAGACAGTGGTGAAACAGTATCACAAAGACCAGTTGAAAGTAAACCTGTACCAAAAGTTATAGAAGAAAAACCAAAAGCAGAAAAACCAGCAGAAAAGAAAGTAGCACCTGAAGGAACAGAAACTATAGATGCACCAATGCCTGGAAATATACTAAAAGTAGATGTAAATGAAGGGGATAGTGTTACAGCTGGACAAGTACTAATTATACTAGAAGCTATGAAAATGGAAAATGAGATAGTAGCTCCAAGGGATGGAAAGATAACTAGTATATTAGTTAACGAAGGTGCTTCTGTAGATGGAGGAGAAAATTTACTTACAATTGAATAG